The genomic stretch GATCATTGAGGCTGAAGGAAGGATTTATCAGTCAGATGGAAGGTATTTTTTGGAGACAACAAGCAATATCCCGGTTGAGATTGTATCTGATAAGGAGATAGAGGTTCCAAAATTGGGCTCAGGAGTTGTTGTTGGAAGATTGAGAGGAGATGGAACTCTGCAGGCGGAGGATATTCATATTGAAGATTATCATGATTTTAAGTATGCGGTGTCAATAGCTGCCTTTCTTGTTTTTCTGGCGTTTTTCTTCAGGGCGTGGAGGATTTCATTACATGGGTTTGCGGTGAGGAAGCGTGCCTGACTGGGTAGGCCATATCTTATTTGCATTGATCCTCTGCGAGATTGGCAGGGTCAAAAAAGGAGAGATGAGAGCTCTTGTTGTCCTTGGCGCATTATTGCCTGATATCGTGAGCAAGGCACATCTTCTGGGATTCTTTCTTCCGTTTAATGCAGAGCAGATGTTCCTGTTTTTCCATCCGACAGCTCATTCGTTATTAGGGGCGTTTTTGCTTGCCTTGATTGCCTCAGGATTGTTTGTTTATGACCAGAAGAAGGCTTTTTTGCTGTTGAGCATTGGCTCTGTTTCCCATATCCTGGCTGACATGACGAATCGGTTTTTTGTCTATGGGCCGATTCATGTGTGGCTTCCGTTCTCGTTCCAGAGCACGTTTGCAGGACTGTTCTGGAGCGATGAGTATTTATATCAAATCCTTCTGTTTCTGGTGTTGTATATGGCTCTACTTGCTGTCAAGGGATGGAAACGATGAAATGGGTTCATGCCCTTATGCGAATCGGGTTTGGAGTTGCTATCCTTGCTGCTTTGTTCTATACTGTCGGGATTAAGGAGGTTATTAACCATCTTGGCCAGGCTAATGTATTGGTTGTTGTGCTTGCTGTCACCTTTTTCGGCCTCGGGATGCTCATCGGAGCAGGGAATTTCATGATGCTGGCGTGGCCGGTGAATAATAAGATTAGGTATCTTGAGTTTGTCAGAATCTTTTCCCTAAGCTGGGCGATAAGCCTGTTCCTGCCTTCAAGGATTGGAGAGCTTTCCCTTATTTACTATCTGAAGAAGGAAGGGATAGAGATGGGCAAGGCTGCGGCATTATTTTTGATTGATAAGATGATTACGACTGCGATCATTGTTACGCTTGCCGTGTTTGGATTCTTCTTGTTCTTTCCTGAGACGAATGCTGCATTCACAGTCTTGCTTATTCTGTTAGGAGCCGGGATTTTAGGGCTGTTGGTTTTTCTTGAGCCTGTAAGAATGTTCACCCGAAGACACGTCTTGAGGTCTTATGCAGGCAGGTTTGACAAATTTCTAGATACGTTTATTTACTATGTGAAGAATCACAAGGCAAGGCTGTCTTTGAATTTCTGCATTTCAGTCGTCAAGTGGTTTGTTCTGACGTGGTTCATGTGGTTTTTGTTTAAGAGCATTGGCGTTTCTCTGGATCTTTTTACTTTGATGGAAATCCAGGCGATGCTTGTGATCGTTGCTTTGGTTCCTATCACGTTAAATGGACTCGGGGTCAGGGAATCTGCAGGGGTCTTTCTGTATTCTCAAGTAGGGGTGAATGCTGAGGCTGCCGCTGCTTTCTTTCTTCTTTTGCTGATATTGAACTATATCATTGCAAGCCTGATATTTCTGTTCTTTTGGGGAAGGGTTAAGGAGCATGTGAAGGCTGCTGGAGAGGAGTCGCAATGAAAAGTTGCTCACTTCGTTCGGCAACGCCTAGTTCGCCATGTACTGTTTCGGCTGTTGAACGACATTCCCCGTATGGGGCGTCCCCCTTGTCGTTGCTCTGCTCTCTGTTTAAATGGCTCACGGATGGCGTTGCATCGCTTTTCATTGCGACTTGAGGAGGAAAAGCTTTGAAAACAATAAAAGTCTATGCTGCAGGGAAGATTTCCAAGGAATCTGTTTTCAAAACGCATAGCTGGAGAGACGATTTCTGCAAGGAACTGTCTGCCAAGTCTGGCTTTGAGATTGTTAACCTGGACACAACAAAGGCTGATGAAGATTTTGATTTTGACCAGGGAAATCCTGAGCTGATTGTTGGAAGAAATTGCTTTATGATACAAAAAGCTGACCTGGTCATTGCCTATCTGTCTGATGACATAAGCGTAGGAGGATCGCAGGAAATGCTCATTGCAAAATACTTCAAGAGGCCTTTGCTTGGGATTGCTCCAAAAAATGGGAAGTTTAATGCCTCAGAGAAGGAGGTGCTTGGAAGAACCTACAAGGATTATATCGATCCGTTTGTTGCAGTCTCATGCGATGCTGTTGTTGCAGACATTGATGAGGCAGCCAGGTTCATAAAAGAGTTTTTCAGCAGAGAAGCCAGGAAGGCTAAAGGATTGCATATTCTTGATGATGCCACAGCCTATTATCTCAAACAGTTCTATCCTTCTGACCGTGTGATGCATTAAGACGGCAGTTTTAAAAAGCAAACTCAGTTCCTGTTGCTGATGCATCCCAAAACAGCAGTGAGATGGCTTATTGCAGTGATGATTGCAACCCTTGCTTTTAAGATCGCTATCAGTTTTCTGCCTGTTGAGTTCCTGCTGACAAAGACTATTGATGAGGATGCTTTTTATTATTTCATGCTGAGCCAGAACATTGCTTCTGGAAATGGAGCAACGTTTGACAGAGTCAATCCTACGAATGGGTTCCAGCCGTTATGGACATGGATGCTTGTTCCTCTGTATTGGATATTTCCTGCATTTTCATTGCAGGCTGTTACGCTGTCTCTTGTTGTGCTGATGATATTTAGTGTTGCTACTTCATATTTTGTGTTTAGGATTGTTGAGAAATATACGAATTCTTCTGCAGGGTTAGTTGCAGGATTGTTTTGGCTGCTGAATCCGTTTGTGTTTTTTATCGGGCTGAATGGAATGGAGACTGCAATGGCTGGATGGTTTTTTGGGTTATTGATATTTGTGTATGTAAATTTGAGGAAGGGTGTATTTGAGATGAAGGATTATTTTCTTATAGGCATTACTGCTGCGTTGGCAATCTACAGTCGTTTTGATGCTGTGCTGCTGTTTATTGTCATTCTCTTCGATATGATGGTTGCTCAGACGGGGAATATTGCGGAGAAATTTAAGCCTGCTTTTTTTACCGGGATTATTGTTACTTTGCTTATTCTTCCGTGGTTTGTGTGGAATTATGTGAACTTTGATACAATACGGCAGGTGAGCAGCGTTGCGATTCCGTTCCAGCACCATCAATGGTTCCTTGAGGAGTATGGAAGCTACTTGAGCGGCGCGTTTGTGTGGAGGGAGGTGTCCTATGCAAGTATTGCCGCAGGAATCGCTTTCATGATCTCGGGATTCGGGGGATTGCTGCCTTTCGGGATGGTGAGATATAGTTATTACTTCTCGTCATTGAGTTCTATACTTGTGTGGGGAGGTATAGGATTGATTATCCTTTTATTCATTATCAAGACTGGGGGGAAGTTTAAAGGGTTTTATGCAAAAATAAAGAGCCTGAATTTCCTGCTTGTCTTTAGCCTGCTGATTTTCCTGTACTATCCCTTGTACCACTGGTATCTTCCGATGAGGTATTTTTATCCGTTGCTTATTGTTATTTCAATCTATTTTGGGCTGCTCTTTTATTATTTGTCTTGGGTTGCCTTGAAAAAATACCATTATAGAACTATCGCACTCGGTTTTTTAGGAGTCCTGGTGCTTTTGTCTTTTGTCCAATCCGGAAGAGAATTCTGGAGCTTTGGAAGAAGCCCTTGGCATAAGGAGTTCCTGGATGACGCCTCCTGGATTAAAGCCAATACTCCGCCGGATGCTGTGATAGGGGCGTTTAATGCAGGGATTTTAGGCTATTTCAGCGGAAGGAGGGTCGTGAACCTGGATGGGGTTATCAACAATAATGCGTTTGAGGCGATGAAAGGAGAGAGGCTTGGAGAGTTTATGCTGGAGCAGAACATCAGCTACCTTTCGGATCACCAGCACTCTGTGGATATCTTTTCTACGTTTTACGGGAAAGAATGGGGAAAAGAGCATTTACGGCTTGAAAGACAGATTCCAGGAACGTTTCATGGGGATAATCCGAGGGTGATTTATAGGGTGCTTCAAAACGCAACCCTTAAATATTAGTTGTATATACGTATATACATGGAAACAAAGGTTGTGCAGAGATTCGGAAACAGCGGCCATGTCGTGCTGCCCAAAGAGTATGTTGGAAAACGGATAGCATTTCTAGGCCAGCCTAAAATCTTTGGAGACATCAAGAGGGAAGTGTTAGAGATGCTGGCTCCCTGTTCTGAGCATATTCTCGGGGTTTATCTGTATGGATCCTATGCCAGGCAAGAAGAGGCCGCTGAGTCAGATGTTGATATCCTGGTCGTTGCTGATCGCAAGCTGCAATTGGAAAAGAAGATACTGGCCTATTCGATTGCGGTTGTTACCCTCAATGAGATGGATACCTTATTGAGAGAGAATGCAGTTCTTCTGCTTCCAATAATTAAAGAGGCTAAAGCTGTCATTAACCCGATGCTCCTTGAAGGGTATAAAGAGAAGACATTTACTTTCAGGAATACTCATACATTTTTGGAGAACACTACCAAGATATTGGGGCTGAATAGGAAAGGGCTTGATATGGATTTTGAGATTGGAAGCCTTGTATATTCCCTGATGCTGAGAATCCGGGGGCTCTTGATGATTGAGCTTATTAGGAATGGCGGCTCTTACTCGAAATCTGCATTATTTGAGTTCTTGCGAAGCAACGGGATCTCCGCCGCTAAGATTAAGGAGTTCTACACGATTTACGGCAATGAGAGAGAAGGTGAGAGAGTAACAGAAAGCAGCGTAATCGGCAAGAGGGATATTGAGTTATTATTGAGGACTGCTGAACAATTGCTGGGGAAGGCTGAGGCTGGAATCCGATGAGCAAGAAGAAGTATAAGAAGGGGGTTGAGAGCATACAAGGCCAGATAGATACTCATAAGGATCTTAAGTTAGCTTCAGCAATTCTGGAAGGAAATACAGAACTCGCAGGGTATTATGAAAAAGAGATTAAGCGGCTGGAAGGACAGCTTCGGGAAAAACAGATGAAATTGCTGCCTCGACGCAAGAGGGTTGCGGAACTGAAATGCCAGACATAAATAACCCATAAAAGTGTTATGTCTGGCAAACATTAGTAAGCGATTTATTCTATGACTTATTTTTGTCGCTTACTACTGAAGCGGAAATGATTTAAAGGGCGTCTATTTGCTTATGCAAATGCAAAAACAGGACTGGAAAAAGAAGCTTACTCCAGAGCAATACCATATCCTCCGGGAAAATGGGACTGAGACTGCGTTCACTGGAAAATACTGGAATACAAAGGATAAAGGGATGTATGTGTGCGCCGGTTGCGGAGCAAAGCTGTTTTCTTCTGGCACGAAGTTTGATTCTGGAACAGGATGGCCCAGCTTCTGGAAGCCTGTTTCTGAAGAGGCTGTGGAGAAGAAATCTGATACAAGCCACTTTATGAGAAGGACTGAGGTTCTATGCAAGAAATGCGGAGGGCATCTTGGGCATGTCTTTGATGATGGGCCTAAGCCGACAGGAAAGAGGTACTGCATCAATTCTGCGTGTTTGGAATTGAAGAAGAAGGGATAGGAGTTCTTTTCGAGGTCTTCTAGTACCTTCCACCGGAGAGTGATGAATTACTTTTAAATATTATTAAAACCCTCAAGACAATATAGGGAGTTAATGAAAATGATGAGAACCTGCAGTGTAGGATACCATGGAGATGGGAGGGCTCAAATAGAGATTGGAAAAGATGTCAACAGCTTTTTTTCAAAAGACAAGAGGGAGATAATCCTTAAAATAGGTAGTACTAGGTATTATACAAGATTGCCTGATTGTTTTTTCACGAATTGCAGACATTTGAGAACTGCCTATGACAAAATAGATAAAAAAGAGATTTTTTCAATGTTCTTCATGATTACAATCACTTCCTCAGCATATCAGCCAAGAATGCAAACAGCCAGACCTGGATTGATATGCTTATCAAAAGAACTGCAAGCATGATGCTGGGAAAATGGCCGACAATGCCTGTTGTCAGGAAGAGGTAGGTGAGCCAGATTCCAAGAAGGAAGCCTGGCAGGAAAATTATTGCTCCGAAAAGGCCGAAGAATTTTAACGGCTCATAATCACGGTAGATCCTGAACAGGTTGACCCCTGCCTTCAATGCGTAGTCAAACGGGCCTTTCATCAGCCTTGATTTTCCGTGCCTTCTGTTGAAGTGTACTGGAACTTCAACCACCTTGAATTTCTGCTTGACTGCCCGGATAATCTGCTCCTGGGTGTAGGTGAACCTGGAGGTTATCTTGACCTGCTCTGCGACTTCCCTTGTAAATGCCCGGAAGCCTGTCTGAAAGTCTGAGAAATGCTTCTGGATGATCCTTGAGATGAGGCTGGAGAACGCTTTGTTTCCTATCCGCTTTATGATGGGCATATGCTCAATCTTTCCTTTGAATCTGCTTCCAAGGACAAGGTCTGCCCCTTTATTTATCTCGTTCACTAATAAATGGATCTCTTCTGGAAGATATTGGCTGTCTGCATCAATATGGACTATAATATCTGGATTCAATAGCAGAATTTGCTCCATCTCGGTTCGGAAGGTCTCGGCTAAGCCTAGGTTGCTGGGATGCCTGAAGACGACCGCTCCTTTGGACTTGGCTATTTCTGCTGTCCTGTCTTTGGAACCATCATCAACAACCAGAATCTTTGCGTTATAGCCATTTTGGCGTATCACTTGCTTCAGTTTGTCAAGAAGAGCGCTTATCGTCTTCTCTTCGTTAAAGGCAGGGATGGTTATGGCTATGTTCATAGAGGAGAAGAATCTTTGGCGTTATTTATAGGTTGTGCTTGAGGCTTCTGCAGATGGACAGGATCTGTTTTCCGATAACCCCGGGAGTTGCGTTCTTTTTGAATAAATCGTAGCCTCCTTTCGCAATCTTTTCTCGAAGCTGCTTGTTATTTTTGATGGTTAAGATTGCATCAGCCAAGCTTTTTGGATTTGCAGGCGAGCAGAAGTAGACGTTCTTTTTGTGGGTGAAGAGCTCCTCTGCTGCTTTTGTTTTTGCAGTTATCAGCGGCTTTTTCATTGCGATGACTTCATAGGCCTTGTTTGGGACCACTAAACTGGTTTTCTGGGTATCGCCAAAGATTCCCAAACCAACAGAGGCTGAAGCAATGTACTTTGGGATTTCAATATTGGGTTTGCTTCCAAAGAACCTTAGATTTTTTAATTTAAGTTTCTTTGCAAGTTGCCTGCATTTCTTATAGGTCTGGCCATCTCCAACCATGATGAAAATGACATCGTGTTTTTCCAGGAGCTTCGCTGCTTTTACTATGTACTCTGTTCCCTGTAATGGAATGAAGCCTCCATGAAACTCTACAATGAACTTCTTTTCTTTTGCAGGCATCGGATAAAAGACATCATCATCTGCACCTATCCAGATCCTTTGTAGTTTTAAGCTGGGTATATTGAATTCTTTTGAGAAATAATCACAGTG from Candidatus Nanoarchaeia archaeon encodes the following:
- a CDS encoding metal-dependent hydrolase; translated protein: MPDWVGHILFALILCEIGRVKKGEMRALVVLGALLPDIVSKAHLLGFFLPFNAEQMFLFFHPTAHSLLGAFLLALIASGLFVYDQKKAFLLLSIGSVSHILADMTNRFFVYGPIHVWLPFSFQSTFAGLFWSDEYLYQILLFLVLYMALLAVKGWKR
- a CDS encoding lysylphosphatidylglycerol synthase transmembrane domain-containing protein produces the protein METMKWVHALMRIGFGVAILAALFYTVGIKEVINHLGQANVLVVVLAVTFFGLGMLIGAGNFMMLAWPVNNKIRYLEFVRIFSLSWAISLFLPSRIGELSLIYYLKKEGIEMGKAAALFLIDKMITTAIIVTLAVFGFFLFFPETNAAFTVLLILLGAGILGLLVFLEPVRMFTRRHVLRSYAGRFDKFLDTFIYYVKNHKARLSLNFCISVVKWFVLTWFMWFLFKSIGVSLDLFTLMEIQAMLVIVALVPITLNGLGVRESAGVFLYSQVGVNAEAAAAFFLLLLILNYIIASLIFLFFWGRVKEHVKAAGEESQ
- a CDS encoding glycosyltransferase family 39 protein, whose amino-acid sequence is MHPKTAVRWLIAVMIATLAFKIAISFLPVEFLLTKTIDEDAFYYFMLSQNIASGNGATFDRVNPTNGFQPLWTWMLVPLYWIFPAFSLQAVTLSLVVLMIFSVATSYFVFRIVEKYTNSSAGLVAGLFWLLNPFVFFIGLNGMETAMAGWFFGLLIFVYVNLRKGVFEMKDYFLIGITAALAIYSRFDAVLLFIVILFDMMVAQTGNIAEKFKPAFFTGIIVTLLILPWFVWNYVNFDTIRQVSSVAIPFQHHQWFLEEYGSYLSGAFVWREVSYASIAAGIAFMISGFGGLLPFGMVRYSYYFSSLSSILVWGGIGLIILLFIIKTGGKFKGFYAKIKSLNFLLVFSLLIFLYYPLYHWYLPMRYFYPLLIVISIYFGLLFYYLSWVALKKYHYRTIALGFLGVLVLLSFVQSGREFWSFGRSPWHKEFLDDASWIKANTPPDAVIGAFNAGILGYFSGRRVVNLDGVINNNAFEAMKGERLGEFMLEQNISYLSDHQHSVDIFSTFYGKEWGKEHLRLERQIPGTFHGDNPRVIYRVLQNATLKY
- a CDS encoding DUF2080 family transposase-associated protein — its product is METKVVQRFGNSGHVVLPKEYVGKRIAFLGQPKIFGDIKREVLEMLAPCSEHILGVYLYGSYARQEEAAESDVDILVVADRKLQLEKKILAYSIAVVTLNEMDTLLRENAVLLLPIIKEAKAVINPMLLEGYKEKTFTFRNTHTFLENTTKILGLNRKGLDMDFEIGSLVYSLMLRIRGLLMIELIRNGGSYSKSALFEFLRSNGISAAKIKEFYTIYGNEREGERVTESSVIGKRDIELLLRTAEQLLGKAEAGIR
- the msrB gene encoding peptide-methionine (R)-S-oxide reductase MsrB, coding for MQKQDWKKKLTPEQYHILRENGTETAFTGKYWNTKDKGMYVCAGCGAKLFSSGTKFDSGTGWPSFWKPVSEEAVEKKSDTSHFMRRTEVLCKKCGGHLGHVFDDGPKPTGKRYCINSACLELKKKG
- a CDS encoding glycosyltransferase family 2 protein → MNIAITIPAFNEEKTISALLDKLKQVIRQNGYNAKILVVDDGSKDRTAEIAKSKGAVVFRHPSNLGLAETFRTEMEQILLLNPDIIVHIDADSQYLPEEIHLLVNEINKGADLVLGSRFKGKIEHMPIIKRIGNKAFSSLISRIIQKHFSDFQTGFRAFTREVAEQVKITSRFTYTQEQIIRAVKQKFKVVEVPVHFNRRHGKSRLMKGPFDYALKAGVNLFRIYRDYEPLKFFGLFGAIIFLPGFLLGIWLTYLFLTTGIVGHFPSIMLAVLLISISIQVWLFAFLADMLRK
- a CDS encoding glycosyltransferase family 4 protein; the encoded protein is MRILFISGREPSYARNKIILKGLKKNGAEIIECSSSRHPLIRYPLVLAKFLAKRGTPHDIVFLGFYSQPLLPIIRRLTSKPLILDAFLSGYQTIAFDKKKFKKSSLIAKLFRHWDENSIQADKILLDTNQHCDYFSKEFNIPSLKLQRIWIGADDDVFYPMPAKEKKFIVEFHGGFIPLQGTEYIVKAAKLLEKHDVIFIMVGDGQTYKKCRQLAKKLKLKNLRFFGSKPNIEIPKYIASASVGLGIFGDTQKTSLVVPNKAYEVIAMKKPLITAKTKAAEELFTHKKNVYFCSPANPKSLADAILTIKNNKQLREKIAKGGYDLFKKNATPGVIGKQILSICRSLKHNL